Below is a window of Fulvitalea axinellae DNA.
TTTCTCGGCAAGGTCAGAGCCTATCCATGCCCGTTCTGGCCAAGCCCATCCTTTAATGCGCATCTGTCCTTGGATTGCGGGTAAGCGTTTTGCTAATGCGATCATCATCGAGAATGCTCCTTCGGCCACAGTCTCTTCCGCATATTCTGGGATATTCACAACTGTGACTCCTTGGGATTTGGCTGCGGGAATGTCAATTGCGTCTATACCAACGCCGTATTTAATGATGGCTCGTAAACGTTTTGCGGCACGAATAACCTTTTCGGTAATAGGGGTATAACACATTAATAAAATATCTGCGTCAGCTATTTCTCGGCAAAGGTCGGATTCGGAAATCCCATCAGGCAAAAGCACTAAATGATGTCCTTGCTTGCGTAAAGTTTGATCTACTAACGGAGTTTCCAACTCTTTGTCGGTTCGGATTATTTTCATGAAGGCAATTTTAGCCTTTCCCTTTCTTTTTTTAATGTCCGAAAGTTTAAGAAAATAATAAATCAACTGCGAAGTCAAGTTGCGGAAATTAGATTATTCGTTTACGTATTGGTTTATACTAGTGAAAATAAAACGAGTGGTTTTCGAAAAAATTAGCCGGAGCGTTGATAAAAGACTCCGACATAACAGATTTTTTATTTAAAAACCTTGGTTC
It encodes the following:
- a CDS encoding NAD(P)-dependent oxidoreductase; the encoded protein is MKIIRTDKELETPLVDQTLRKQGHHLVLLPDGISESDLCREIADADILLMCYTPITEKVIRAAKRLRAIIKYGVGIDAIDIPAAKSQGVTVVNIPEYAEETVAEGAFSMMIALAKRLPAIQGQMRIKGWAWPERAWIGSDLAEKTIGIVGCGRIGKSMARMARFGFRMKVLGFDPHKNEEELSEVGIRKIETQHELLSVSDFVSIHAVLNEETFHLIGNRELGIMKSTSFLIN